A stretch of the Macaca mulatta isolate MMU2019108-1 chromosome 14, T2T-MMU8v2.0, whole genome shotgun sequence genome encodes the following:
- the HINFP gene encoding histone H4 transcription factor isoform X2 translates to MRNHVNHYKCPLCDMTCPLPSSLRNHMRFRHSEDRPFKCDCCDYSCKNLIDLQKHLDTHSEEPAYRCDFENCTFTARSLCSIKSHYRKVHEGDSEPRYKCHVCDKCFTRGNNLTVHLRKKHQFKWPSGHPRFRYKEHEDGYMRLQLVRYESVELTQQLLRQPQEGSGLGTSLNESSLQGIILETVPGEPGRKEEEEEGKVGDGTALSASQDNPSSVIHVVNQTNAQGQQEIVYYVLSEAPGEPPPAPEPPSGGIMEKLQGIAEEPEIQMV, encoded by the exons ATGCGCAACCATG TGAATCACTATAAGTGCCCTCTGTGTGACATGACCTGCCCGCTGCCTTCTTCCCTCCGCAACCACATGCGCTTTCGTCACAGTGAGGACCGGCCCTTTAAATGTGACTGTTGTGACTATAG CTGCAAGAATCTTATTGACCTCCAGAAGCACCTGGATACCCACAGTGAGGAGCCAGCCTACAGGTGTGATTTTGAGAACTGCACCTTCACTGCTCGCTCCCTCTGCTCTATCAAGTCCCATTACCGCAAAGTACACGAA GGAGACTCTGAGCCAAGGTACAAATGTCATGTGTGTGACAAATGCTTCACACGGGGCAACAACCTCACCGTGCACCTTCGCAAGAAGCACCAGTTCAAGTGGCCCTCAGGGCATCCCCGTTTTCG GTACAAGGAACATGAAGATGGCTATATGCGGCTGCAGCTGGTTCGCTACGAGAGTGTAGAGCTGACACAGCAACTGCTGCGGCAACCACAGGAGGGATCGGGCCTGGGAACGTCGCTGAACGAGAGCAGCCTGCAGGGCATTATTCTGGAAACAGTGCCAGGGGAGCCAGGACgtaaggaagaggaagaggagggcaaGGTTGGCGATGGGACAGCCCTCTCAGCCTCTCAGGACAACCCCAGTTCTGTCATCCATGTGGTGAATCAGACCAATGCCCAAGGCCAGCAAGAGATTGTCTACTATGTGCTGTCTGAAGCCCCAGGAgagcctcccccagcccctgagcCACCCTCAGGGGGCATCATGGAAAAGCTTCAAGGAATAGCTGAGGAGCCAGAGATCCAGATGGTTTGA
- the HINFP gene encoding histone H4 transcription factor isoform X1: MPPPGKVPRKENLWLQCEWGSCSFVCSAMEKFFEHVTQHLQQHLHGPGEEEEEEEEDDPLEEEFSCLWQECGFCSLDNSADLIRHVYFHCYHTKLKQWGLQALQSQADLGPCILDFQSRNVIPDIPDHFLCLWEHCESSFDNPEWFYRHVEAHSLCCEYEAVGKDNPVVLCGWKGCTCTFKDRSKLREHLRSHTQEKVVACPTCGGMFANNTKFLDHIRRQTSLDQQHFQCSHCSKRFATERLLRDHMRNHVNHYKCPLCDMTCPLPSSLRNHMRFRHSEDRPFKCDCCDYSCKNLIDLQKHLDTHSEEPAYRCDFENCTFTARSLCSIKSHYRKVHEGDSEPRYKCHVCDKCFTRGNNLTVHLRKKHQFKWPSGHPRFRYKEHEDGYMRLQLVRYESVELTQQLLRQPQEGSGLGTSLNESSLQGIILETVPGEPGRKEEEEEGKVGDGTALSASQDNPSSVIHVVNQTNAQGQQEIVYYVLSEAPGEPPPAPEPPSGGIMEKLQGIAEEPEIQMV, from the exons ATGCCGCCTCCTGGGAAAGTTCCTCGGAAGGAGAATCTGTGGCTCCAGTGTGAGTGGGGGTCCTGCTCCTTTGTGTGCTCAGCCATGGAAAAGTTCTTCGAGCATGTCACTCAGCACCTGCAGCAGCACCTGCACGgccctggggaggaggaggaagaggaagaggaggatgacCCACTTG AGGAAGAATTCTCCTGCTTGTGGCAGGAATGTGGCTTTTGTTCTCTGGACAATTCTGCTGACCTCATCCGCCATGTCTACTTCCACTGCTACCACACCAAGCTGAAACAGTGGGGGCTGCAGGCCTTGCAAAGCCAGGCTGACCTCGGCCCCTGCATCCTGGACTTCCAGAGCCGGAACGTCATCCCTGATATCCCTGACCACTTCCTGTGTCTGTGGGAGCACTGTGAG AGTTCCTTCGACAATCCTGAGTGGTTTTATCGGCATGTGGAAGCACACAGTCTGTGCTGTGAATATGAAGCAGTCGGCAAGGACAACCCTGTGGTGCTGTGTGGCTGGAAAG GCTGTACCTGCACCTTCAAGGACCGCAGTAAACTCCGGGAGCACCTCCGCAGCCATACCCAGGAGAAAGTGGTAGCCTGCCCCACCTGTGGGGGCATGTTTGCCAACAATACCAAGTTCTTAGATCACATCCGTCGCCAGACCTCATTGGATC agcaGCACTTCCAGTGTTCTCACTGTTCCAAGAGATTTGCCACAGAGCGGCTGTTGCGGGACCACATGCGCAACCATG TGAATCACTATAAGTGCCCTCTGTGTGACATGACCTGCCCGCTGCCTTCTTCCCTCCGCAACCACATGCGCTTTCGTCACAGTGAGGACCGGCCCTTTAAATGTGACTGTTGTGACTATAG CTGCAAGAATCTTATTGACCTCCAGAAGCACCTGGATACCCACAGTGAGGAGCCAGCCTACAGGTGTGATTTTGAGAACTGCACCTTCACTGCTCGCTCCCTCTGCTCTATCAAGTCCCATTACCGCAAAGTACACGAA GGAGACTCTGAGCCAAGGTACAAATGTCATGTGTGTGACAAATGCTTCACACGGGGCAACAACCTCACCGTGCACCTTCGCAAGAAGCACCAGTTCAAGTGGCCCTCAGGGCATCCCCGTTTTCG GTACAAGGAACATGAAGATGGCTATATGCGGCTGCAGCTGGTTCGCTACGAGAGTGTAGAGCTGACACAGCAACTGCTGCGGCAACCACAGGAGGGATCGGGCCTGGGAACGTCGCTGAACGAGAGCAGCCTGCAGGGCATTATTCTGGAAACAGTGCCAGGGGAGCCAGGACgtaaggaagaggaagaggagggcaaGGTTGGCGATGGGACAGCCCTCTCAGCCTCTCAGGACAACCCCAGTTCTGTCATCCATGTGGTGAATCAGACCAATGCCCAAGGCCAGCAAGAGATTGTCTACTATGTGCTGTCTGAAGCCCCAGGAgagcctcccccagcccctgagcCACCCTCAGGGGGCATCATGGAAAAGCTTCAAGGAATAGCTGAGGAGCCAGAGATCCAGATGGTTTGA